In the genome of Hyphobacterium sp. CCMP332, one region contains:
- a CDS encoding HAMP domain-containing histidine kinase, translating into MDLYRNKSNIKVLILVIALIIGATSLTYTNFLVTKLEEREKKIIDLYAKALEYVANADLDENINFITSEIVEVNNSIPVILTDENGIPSSSANSRNIIFPKNASEERKIEILKKEIEIMKEEKEPIPVEAYGVTQFIYYRNSNLIFQLKWYPYVQLTIIGIFGALAYLVFSVTRRNEQNRVWVGMAKETAHQLGTPLSSLMAWLEYFRSNEHIKNDPALNEIEKDIQRLEMITMRFSSIGSVPKLDPYDMEEVVNNVVDYLKIRLSSKVSFEVISDLPKGTKVKLNYSLFHWVIENICKNAVDAMEGSGGLTLHMAISSNNQVFLDISDTGKGIPKSDIKEIFRPGYTTKKRGWGLGLTLAHRIIEEYHSGRIFIKNSEINKGTTFRIILSA; encoded by the coding sequence ATGGATCTTTATAGAAACAAATCAAATATCAAAGTATTAATACTTGTAATTGCACTTATCATAGGCGCTACATCATTGACTTACACCAACTTTCTGGTAACTAAATTAGAAGAAAGAGAAAAGAAAATCATTGATCTCTATGCCAAAGCTTTGGAATATGTGGCCAATGCCGATCTGGATGAAAATATAAATTTTATAACATCTGAGATCGTCGAAGTAAACAATTCAATTCCAGTAATTCTTACGGATGAAAATGGAATTCCAAGCAGCTCAGCCAATTCCAGAAATATCATTTTTCCAAAAAATGCCTCCGAAGAAAGGAAAATAGAAATCCTTAAGAAGGAAATAGAGATAATGAAGGAAGAAAAAGAACCCATTCCTGTTGAAGCTTATGGCGTGACTCAGTTTATCTATTATAGAAATTCAAACCTGATATTTCAATTAAAATGGTATCCATACGTTCAGCTAACCATTATTGGAATATTCGGCGCATTAGCCTACCTGGTGTTTTCTGTAACGAGAAGAAATGAACAAAATCGTGTCTGGGTTGGAATGGCTAAAGAAACTGCGCATCAATTGGGAACACCACTGTCCTCACTCATGGCCTGGCTGGAATACTTCAGGTCAAATGAACATATAAAAAATGATCCCGCATTAAATGAGATTGAAAAAGACATTCAAAGATTGGAAATGATTACCATGCGTTTTTCAAGCATAGGTTCAGTTCCAAAACTGGATCCCTATGATATGGAAGAGGTCGTCAACAATGTCGTTGACTATTTGAAAATACGTCTGAGTTCAAAGGTGTCTTTTGAAGTAATAAGCGATTTGCCAAAGGGCACCAAAGTAAAACTCAATTATTCACTTTTTCATTGGGTAATAGAAAATATTTGTAAAAATGCGGTCGACGCTATGGAGGGCTCAGGAGGCTTGACACTTCATATGGCAATTTCGTCAAATAATCAGGTTTTTCTTGACATCTCTGATACCGGAAAAGGAATACCAAAAAGTGATATAAAAGAAATTTTCAGACCGGGTTATACCACTAAAAAACGCGGATGGGGTTTGGGACTAACATTAGCCCATAGAATCATAGAGGAGTATCATAGCGGTAGAATATTCATAAAAAATTCAGAGATAAATAAAGGCACTACTTTCAGAATTATTTTGAGTGCGTAA
- a CDS encoding F0F1 ATP synthase subunit beta, translated as MSNKGKIVQVIGPVVDVAFEGENKLPNILDALEVKKEDGTLVILEVQTHLGEDTVRTIAMDATEGMRRGMEVTDKGKPIAMPRGEAIKGRLFNVVGDAIDGIGPVSKENGLPIHRDAPKFEDLSTSTEVLYTGIKVIDLIEPYAKGGKIGLFGGAGVGKTVLIQELINNIAKAYSGLSVFAGVGERTREGNDLLREMIESGIVTYGDEFKESMESGGWDLSKVDNEKLKDSKATFVFGQMNEPPGARARVALSGLTIAEHFRDGDGDEKGKDILFFIDNIFRFTQAGSEVSALLGRMPSAVGYQPTLATEMGAMQERITSTKRGSITSVQAVYVPADDLTDPAPATTFAHLDATTVLSRKIAELGIYPAVDPLDSTSRIMSRDILGDDHYDTAQRVKNILQRYKELQDIIAILGMDELSDEDKSVVHRARRVQRFLSQPFHVAEQFTGLKGVFVDIKETIRGFNEILDGKHDHLPEAAFNLKGSIEEAVEAGEKMLAEAK; from the coding sequence ATGTCAAATAAAGGTAAAATTGTTCAGGTTATCGGGCCCGTAGTTGATGTGGCTTTTGAAGGGGAAAATAAACTTCCAAATATTCTAGATGCTCTGGAAGTAAAAAAAGAAGACGGAACGCTCGTTATTCTTGAAGTTCAAACTCATTTGGGTGAAGATACGGTTCGAACCATCGCAATGGATGCAACCGAAGGAATGCGAAGAGGAATGGAAGTCACGGATAAAGGGAAACCTATTGCAATGCCTCGTGGCGAAGCGATAAAAGGTAGACTTTTTAACGTGGTAGGTGATGCGATTGATGGTATCGGTCCTGTTAGCAAAGAAAATGGTCTTCCGATTCACAGAGATGCACCAAAATTTGAAGATCTCTCAACTTCAACCGAAGTTTTATATACCGGAATTAAAGTAATCGACCTGATCGAGCCCTATGCCAAAGGAGGTAAAATTGGTTTATTCGGAGGTGCGGGTGTTGGTAAAACGGTACTTATCCAGGAGTTGATCAACAACATTGCAAAAGCCTATTCGGGTCTTTCTGTATTTGCCGGTGTCGGTGAAAGAACAAGAGAAGGAAATGACCTTCTTAGAGAAATGATTGAATCGGGTATTGTTACTTATGGCGATGAATTTAAAGAATCCATGGAAAGCGGAGGATGGGATTTATCAAAAGTGGATAATGAAAAACTCAAGGATTCAAAGGCAACCTTCGTTTTTGGTCAGATGAACGAACCTCCCGGTGCACGTGCCAGAGTGGCACTATCAGGTTTGACAATTGCAGAACATTTCCGCGACGGGGATGGAGATGAAAAAGGGAAAGACATACTTTTCTTTATTGACAATATTTTCCGATTTACTCAGGCGGGATCGGAAGTATCCGCACTTTTAGGTAGAATGCCATCTGCGGTGGGTTATCAACCAACTCTGGCAACTGAAATGGGTGCCATGCAGGAAAGAATTACATCAACAAAGAGAGGTTCTATTACTTCGGTACAGGCTGTTTACGTGCCAGCAGATGACCTTACTGACCCTGCACCTGCTACGACTTTTGCCCACCTTGATGCTACAACTGTATTATCAAGGAAAATCGCAGAATTAGGTATTTATCCGGCGGTGGATCCATTGGATTCAACATCGAGAATTATGTCCAGAGATATTTTGGGTGACGATCATTATGACACTGCACAAAGAGTAAAAAATATTCTACAGAGATATAAGGAATTGCAAGACATTATTGCGATCCTTGGGATGGATGAATTGTCAGATGAAGATAAGTCTGTAGTACACAGAGCAAGACGTGTTCAAAGATTCCTTTCGCAACCATTTCATGTTGCAGAGCAATTTACCGGGCTCAAAGGGGTGTTTGTTGATATAAAAGAAACGATAAGAGGATTTAATGAAATTCTTGATGGTAAGCACGATCATCTTCCCGAAGCTGCATTTAACCTGAAAGGATCAATTGAAGAAGCGGTAGAAGCAGGCGAAAAAATGCTAGCTGAAGCAAAATAA
- the atpC gene encoding ATP synthase F1 subunit epsilon: MYIEILTPEDKLFEGTASSAKFPGSSGSFEVLENHAPLISSLDDGIVTVRSQKGELNFRVDGGVVEVLKNKVTVLLEKATEI; encoded by the coding sequence ATGTACATAGAAATACTAACACCGGAGGATAAATTATTTGAGGGAACAGCCAGTTCGGCTAAGTTTCCAGGTTCTTCAGGCTCATTTGAAGTGTTGGAAAATCACGCTCCACTTATAAGCAGTCTTGACGATGGAATTGTAACGGTTCGATCGCAAAAAGGTGAATTGAATTTCAGAGTAGATGGTGGCGTAGTAGAAGTACTAAAAAATAAGGTCACCGTCCTGCTGGAAAAAGCGACAGAAATCTAA
- the crcB gene encoding fluoride efflux transporter CrcB, which yields MKLLLVFIGGGLGSVFRYYLSITFYTLGSSGFPWPTFIVNIAGSLLLGFLITFNEKEPSLNQDLILLASAGFCGGFTTFSTFSYENYFLLKQGDFLMASAYIAASLIGGILAASTAYLLTKP from the coding sequence GTGAAGCTATTATTGGTTTTTATAGGTGGGGGACTGGGGAGTGTCTTCCGCTATTATTTGAGTATTACTTTTTATACCCTGGGTTCATCGGGCTTTCCTTGGCCTACTTTTATCGTGAATATAGCCGGTTCTTTGCTTCTGGGTTTTTTAATAACTTTCAATGAAAAAGAACCTTCACTTAACCAGGACTTGATATTATTGGCCAGCGCGGGTTTCTGTGGTGGTTTTACTACTTTTTCTACCTTTTCTTATGAAAATTACTTTTTGCTAAAACAGGGAGATTTCCTCATGGCAAGCGCATATATAGCGGCAAGTTTAATTGGAGGGATTTTGGCAGCTTCAACTGCTTATCTTTTAACAAAGCCCTGA
- a CDS encoding response regulator transcription factor: MSSKIKVGMIEDDNLIREGFTLLINASDDYECIVSYGSCESALKDIENHDLDVMLVDIELPGMSGIEGIKKIRRLFPRLNVIVITVHEDDDLIFDALCSGATGYMTKNTPPEKLLDAIKDAHHGGAPMSTQIARKVVNSFQRNLHSPLTARETEVLELLSKGKSYSTIADELFVNKETIRTHIKNIYLKLEVHSKAEAIEKALKNKLI, encoded by the coding sequence ATGAGTAGCAAAATAAAAGTAGGCATGATTGAGGATGATAATTTGATTAGGGAGGGTTTTACTTTACTAATTAATGCTTCGGATGATTATGAGTGTATTGTAAGTTACGGAAGTTGTGAAAGCGCACTCAAGGACATTGAAAATCATGATCTGGATGTTATGCTAGTAGATATTGAATTGCCGGGTATGTCAGGAATCGAGGGGATCAAAAAAATCAGAAGATTATTTCCAAGACTTAATGTAATTGTTATAACTGTACACGAAGACGATGACCTTATTTTTGATGCTTTGTGTTCAGGTGCCACCGGTTACATGACTAAAAATACCCCACCGGAAAAACTTTTGGATGCTATAAAAGATGCTCATCATGGAGGTGCACCAATGAGTACTCAAATTGCCAGAAAAGTGGTTAATTCATTTCAAAGAAATCTGCATTCCCCTTTGACCGCCAGGGAAACAGAAGTACTCGAATTACTTTCGAAAGGTAAGAGCTATAGCACTATTGCCGATGAGTTATTTGTAAATAAAGAAACGATAAGAACCCACATAAAAAATATTTACCTGAAATTGGAGGTACACTCAAAGGCAGAAGCAATTGAAAAGGCTTTAAAGAATAAGTTGATCTGA